Proteins from one Rosa chinensis cultivar Old Blush chromosome 7, RchiOBHm-V2, whole genome shotgun sequence genomic window:
- the LOC112176704 gene encoding peptide chain release factor PrfB3, chloroplastic-like, with protein sequence MVFLLFYFFALACIKLLRRCSWYSTWKHSKRKTQHFLHTHCAHDKNRFYKQLGLFSLKKKIEDAVLRAEMLAPLALELEEERRNEQEQLIRDYDLWDDTAESNEVLAKLADSVRVVDALRDLTYKAEEAKLITQLAEIDAINYGLFRKAYDAYLDMSKILNKYEISKLLKGP encoded by the exons ATGGTATtccttttgttttacttttttgcTCTGGCTTGTATAAAGTTGCTGAGAAGGTGTTCATGGTATTCAACGTGGAAACATTCCAAGAGAAAGACCCAGCATTTTCTACACACTCACTGCGCCCATGACAAGAACAGGTTCTACAAACAACTGG GATTATTTTCATTGAAAAAGAAGATTGAAGATGCTGTTCTCCGAGCTGAGATGTTGGCCCCATTGGCACTGGAGCTTGAAGAAGAAAGACGGAATGAGCAAGAACAACTGATACGCGACTATGACCTCTGGGATGACACTGCTGAGTCCAATGAGGTTCTTGCCAAATTGGCTGATAGTGTTAGAGTGGTTGATGCTCTCAGAGACTTGACATATAAG GCTGAAGAAGCAAAACTTATTACACAGTTAGCAGAGATAGATGCTATCAATTATGGGCTTTTTAGGAAGGCATATGATGCATATCTGGATATGAGcaagattttgaataaatatgAGATTTCCAAGCTTCTTAAGGGACCATAG